One window of Mixophyes fleayi isolate aMixFle1 chromosome 3, aMixFle1.hap1, whole genome shotgun sequence genomic DNA carries:
- the FAM110C gene encoding protein FAM110C yields the protein MPTEIMNAVRMQPMSQLQHHSPVLPIRLLTRGPDYLRRQIETGTPRTSLSAVERLAADKAKYVKSQQVVSGGSSTGSQRGAGGSSASDSSTGSSSRGSRKSQQEESPLAAVTPNQMGAPVRRGSSKRLLRPDSLVIYRQKNRGEGAAEEARTGLVRRLFLGSVKEKPFISLAPPAGESHTDRTQETPIKERLDPRSRTGLHRSQSDISSRYSRSFSDFDTFFKYCGLEPEVVEELGRERFVAAPEDALVDAAGQQHRIRSASVATSDSGFSRRSGEGSNGGLQEDEPLNGQLPGVGGSNTSVIERNARIIKWLYSCKRAKETRGASPDLP from the coding sequence ATGCCCACAGAAATCATGAATGCGGTGAGGATGCAGCCCATGTCCCAGCTGCAGCACCACAGCCCGGTGCTGCCCATCAGGCTGCTCACCAGAGGGCCCGACTACCTGCGCAGGCAGATAGAGACTGGCACACCTCGCACCAGCCTGAGCGCTGTGGAGCGGCTGGCAGCGGACAAGGCCAAGTACGTGAAGAGCCAGCAGGTGGTGAGCGGGGGCAGCAGCACGGGCAGCCAGCGGGGTGCTGGGGGCAGCTCAGCCTCAGACAGCAGCACCGGCAGCAGCTCCAGGGGCAGCAGGAAGAGCCAGCAAGAGGAATCGCCCCTGGCAGCGGTTACCCCCAACCAGATGGGCGCCCCCGTCAGGCGAGGGAGCAGCAAGAGGCTCCTGCGCCCGGACTCTCTGGTCATCTACAGGCAGAAGAACCGGGGGGAAGGGGCAGCTGAAGAGGCCAGGACGGGGCTGGTGAGGAGGCTGTTCCTGGGCAGTGTCAAGGAGAAACCCTTCATCTCTCTAGCGCCCCCCGCTGGCGAGAGCCACACTGACAGAACGCAGGAGACCCCGATCAAAGAGCGCCTGGACCCCCGCTCCAGAACCGGCCTGCACCGCTCCCAGTCCGACATCAGCTCCCGGTACTCCCGCTCCTTCTCCGACTTTGACACCTTCTTCAAGTACTGCGGCCTGGAGCCCGAGGTGGTGGAGGAGCTGGGCAGGGAGAGGTTCGTGGCTGCCCCGGAGGACGCCTTAGTGGACGCCGCAGGGCAGCAGCACCGGATCCGCAGTGCCAGCGTGGCCACCTCTGACAGTGGCTTTAGCCGGAGGAGCGGGGAGGGCAGCAACGGGGGGCTCCAGGAGGACGAGCCGCTGAACGGTCAGCTCCCGGGGGTGGGGGGCAGTAACACATCGGTGATAGAACGTAATGCCAGAATCATCAAGTGGCTGTACAGCTGCAAGAGGGCAAAGGAGACACGGGGGGCATCCCCCGACTTACCATGA